From the Chloroflexota bacterium genome, the window AGAACCGCCTTGGCTCAAAGCCATCATAATAATCCTGTGGGGTTGACACCTCTTCTTCACCGCTAGGCTCAACCCACTCCAGCTTCTTTAGCATGTTGAAATACATGACGAAGGAGTGGTACCGGCACTTCACCAGTTTGTAGGGAATACCCCGCAGGTGCCAGTCTACCCGCTCGGCGTACTCCAATTCGGTGTAGGGCTCAAGTCCGGCTTTAATGCGCCAGTCATTTTCCCAGGCGGTGGCCTCTTCAGCATAGGCGGTATGAAGGGCGACCTTGTAATGGTAAAAGATATCAGCTTGGGGGGCGCCGCGGTTGGTATCAATTTTAGGTCTGCCCTCCGGACCGTGACCGAGAAGAAACTCCCTGATGAACCAGCCACAGCCGAAGGGGCGCAAGAACCCGCCCTGGGCTGGCCTTAACAGCTCAACCACCATTCTTCTCCTACAACCACGCCCGAGTCCTCATGAACTATCCTTCTTCCACAGCTTCCGATACCACTCGCGGTGCTCCTTGCCCGACACCTTCCTGTACTTAGCCGTTGTGTTGAAGCTCTGATGACCAAGATGCTCTTGCAATAGCCTGAGTCCATCCCCTGAGTCATCCAGTTTTACTGCATGGGTAGCAAATGCGTCTCGTAGTCTATGGGGGCTCACCCCGTGTATCTTGCCTGTCTCTGGGTTTATAAGGTTGGGGAGGCCAGCCCTCTTGGCACACTCTCGAACTACCTGCCAGGCTCGATGGCGGTTTATGCCGAAGATGAGTCTTTTGCCTTCTCTTGGGACTGGCCCGCCTCGCTGGATGTAATCCCTAAGCATCCGTAAGGTATTGTCATCGATGGGTAGTGTTCTCATTCGGCGGTGCTCTTGCTCTTGAGCCAATGCCTTCTCGACGCCGTTGCCGCAGAGTGGGCAGAATTTGTGGCTTTTGCCCAATCTTGTTCCGCACTTCGGGCAACTTATCTTCATCCGATACTTTAGATGCTCAATGACGACCGCACTGCTTCCAAAGGCAATGTCTTTTACCTCAAGGGCCAACGCCTCAGAGATACGACACCCTAAATGGAAAAGCAGTCTGATAAGCAATCGATCCCTGAGGTTGGCAGCTGACTCCTCTAGGCGTGCTATCTCATCGGGTTCCAAGTAGGCTCGGCTCGCTCTGATAGCTCTTCCAACATTCTGTAAGGGTTTTATGGATTCCCTTCGTCGCATACCGTTTCTCCTAATCGTAATGCTTGCACGCCGGTTTCTCACTAAGACTAATCGGCAATAATGGTCTGTCCTGACTATGTAGCCAAACATGGATAAGTAACGCACTCAGCCGGATCACTTTCACTACGAATAATGAGAAAAAAGTGTTAACCATTCCCTTTGCCGGTTCTGTTAGGACTCAACCGTTCCTTTTTTGGGGGATTTGAACAAAGGAGTTTCACCAGCCAAAAGCTTGTCCAATTGCGCTTTCGGCACTAGCAGGCGTTTCCCAACTCTGATTATTGGGATCTCGCCTCTAGCTACAGCCTCATAAGCTGAATTGCGCCCGATCCCAAGCCGTTTCGCACACTCTTCTACAGATAGCGTTAATCTGTCGTCCACCATTTCCATGCCTCCCCGTTGACATTACTTCTTTTTGGTATTATCCTATCATATATATACATATTTATTAGCCAATGAGCGCATGTGATAAAGCTAAGAATGTATTAATGCGCATTAATCATAACGAAGTTTTATTACAAGAAAGTGCGCATTAATCACTCTAAAGAGGTGCGAATATGGCAAGGGGACATTCCAGGAATGTAGAAGATTACGTTAAAGATGCAATCGTGAAGGTGAAGAAAGATAACCGTGATTTTTCCGCTAATCAAATCCGTAACCATCTACTTAGGGAGCACGACAAATATGGTCTGAAGAAAGAAGAAATACCTCAAAAAAGATCAATTCAAAAAATAATAGCCGACAAAATTTCTAACTTGCGGGACATGTGGACTAGCCCTCAAGAAAAACCCTGGACTTTGGGGAACTTAGAGCATCTCCTGCTTTCGCCAGACTCTTTAGCAATGCTGCTAAAAATGCAAATTTACTGGATGGAGAAAAGACTTACGCCTATGAGCAGACGCGAAGCAATATGGGTATCAAGGTTATACCCCACAATATTGACTTTGAATGAAGGCAAAGAGCCTCCCAACATCACTTGGTGGCTTTTTTGGTGGGTTTACGAATATAGTACGATGGAGCAAATATACCAAATCAAACACGGTAATCTAAAAGATTTTGAAACGTTCGAATTAGACTTAGATTTATTTCAATCAAAAGGCGAACCCGAGAAATCGAAAATTTGGGTTTTAACGCCTATTTGTTTAACTCAGCCTAAGGACGCACAGAGAGACTACACAAATTATTTGAATTCGTGTATGAAGTACCTTCCTTCTTTCAAGGGCCCGGTTCTAAAAAAAAGAACACCGGAAGAAAAAGAGATGATATTGGAAGCAATCAGCAAAGCTGCTGATGAAATTATTGAAGTTAAACCCGAGGAGGTACAAAAATGAGAGGACATATTGAAAAAAGGGGTAAGGATAGCTATTCTATTGCTATCAGCATGGGGAGGGACAATACTGGCAAGTATAAGTATCAATGGGTGAGTGTAAAGGGGATAAAGAAGGATGCTGAAAAGCGCCTAGCAGAAATGCTTCACCAGATTGATAATGGGACTTTTGTTAAGCCGGGTAAGACTACCCTTGCCGATTACTTGGAGAAGTGGCTAAAGGACTATGCTTGGCCTAATCTAGCTCCTAGGACGGCTGAAGGTTACGAATCCATTGTACGCCAGCACCTTATCCCTTCTCTCGGGAATATACCACTAACACAGCTAAAACCTGAACACCTTCAGCAATATTACTCTGAAAAACTATCAGGTGGCCGCTGTGACAGTAAGGGCGGTCTAAGCCGGACAACGGTTTCTCACCATCACACGTGTCTTCACCGTGCCCTAAAAATGGCCTTAAAGTGGGGACTCGTGAGTCGGAATCCGGCCGAGGCGGTTACTGCCCCACGCCCCCAGCATTCCGATATGCAAACTATGAATGAAGAGGAAGTGCAGACTTTTCTTGAAGCTGCTAAAAAGACGCTTTATTATCCCTTATTCTACATGGCCCTTTTTACGGGAATGAGGCGAAGTGAATTACTGGCCTTGCGCTGGCAGGACGTGGATTTACTCTTCTGCCAAGTACACATTTCCCGCTCTCTTCACCACCTGAGGGATGGTAGCATAATATTTAGAGCCCCAAAAACAGCTAAGGGACGCCGAATGATAGCCTTAACGCCGTCCACTGCCCTGATGCTTGGGAAGTATAGAGAAAATCAAGAAGCAACTAGAGCCATGTTGGGGATACCGTTGAAGGATGATGACCTAGTATTCAGCCATTTTGACGGGAAGCCGTTACTACCGGATACGATAAGCCATGCTTGGACTAAGATAGTGGAACATGCTGGCCTGAAGCATTTCAGATTGCATGATGGAAGGCATACCCACGCCTCACTCCTCTTAAAACAGAATGTGCATCCGAAGATAGTACAAGAGCGACTGGGCCATGCCACTATCTCAACAACGCTAGACCTCTATAGCCATGTCGCCCCTGGACTTCAAGAAGCCGCAGCCCGGCGCTTTGACGAGGCATTAAGTCCCAAGTATAATGAAATGGCTGATAGAGTAAGGCATGAAAATGAGGCTAATGAAAAGGTCTATTAGCAAATTATTAGCAACTTTTAGTTATGTCTACTTGGGGAACGCCTCAATGTCGTCATTTTAGCTTCAAAATAGAGCATATGCCAGCGTAGCTCAGGGGTAGAGCAGCGGTTTCGTAAACCGCCGGTCGTCGGTTCGAATCCGACCGCTGGCTCGGTGATTTTGGAGGCTGAAGAGGAGAATGGGCGGTTTGCTCTTCGGAACGGCGGGGGTTCCGCGCAGTGCCTGGCCACCATCAACAATCGGCGGCATTGAGCGTATTGCCGAGCTGGGACTGGGCTGCATGGAGATAGAGTTTGTCCAGGGTGTGAAGATGGGGGAGACAGCCGCGAGATTGGTTGGTGAGGCCGCGATTCGAACCGGTGTGAGATTGTCCGCGCACGCTCCCTATTATATAAATCTGAATTCTGATGATATGGAAAAGGTGAGGGCCAGTCAGAGCCGCATTTTACAGACGGCACGCATCGCCTCGCTCTGCCGGGCCGAAAACGTGGTCTTTCATCCCGCATTTTATATGGGACGACCGCCGGAAGAAGTATATAGTACTGTGAAGAATTACCTGGGTGAAATACTGGACCAGCTTGAGCGCGAGAGGATTCAGGTATGTATCAGGCCGGAAGTAACCGGCAAAGGCAGCCAGTTTGGCACCATTGAGGAACTGGTAAACCTCAGCGCCGAACTTGAGGGTGTGGCACTCTGCCTCGACTTCTCCCACTGGCACGCCCGTACCGGCAAGTTCAATTCCTATCCGGAGTTTGAAGCCGTCCTGCTCCAGATGAGGCAACGTCTGGGAGAGGCGGCACTGGAAAACATGCATATTCACGTTTCCGGTATCAGCTACGGTAAGAAGGGTGAATTGAAGCACCTCAATCTGGGTGAGTCTGATTTCCAGTACAGAGAACTGCTCAGGGTGCTGAAGGACTACGATGTCAAAGGCATGGTGATATGTGAAAGCCCGAACCTGGAGGAAGATGCGCTGCGGCTGCAGGCGACTTATAACAGTCTGTAATCCACAGCGAATACAAATGCATGTTATCCTGTGGTATAATGGAATGGCTAAAAGAGCCAGTATTAGGAGTGAAGTGTGAAACCAAGCTGGAAACGGAGTAGTTTAATTTACATCGCCATCCTGTTGGCGGCGGTGGCGTTGTTCGTTAATATCTTACCGTCGGCGAACAAACCTGAGGAAGTGCCCCTTAGTGAAATAATTGCCATGTCGCAGAATAAGGAAATCGCCGAGATTACGGTGGAGGACGACCTGCTGCTCATCACCACGCGTGATGAGACTGAACTGCGGGCATTCAAGGAGAGCAATGCCAGCATCTATGAGATAGAGGGTCTCAATCTTGAAGGCATCGTGGTGAATATCAAAGGCTCGTCTGGCATCGACTGGGGGAGCCTGATGCTCAGCTTCCTGCCGCTTATCATTTTCGGTGGTCTGCTGTTCTTCCTCTTTCGTCAGGCAAGAGGGGCAAATAATCAGGCGATGAGTTTTGGCCGGAGCCGCGCCCGGCTTTTCCCGGCCAATCGGCCTACGGTAACTTTTGGCGATGTAGCCGGTGTGGAGGAGGCCAAGCAGGAGCTGCTGGAGGTGGTTGAATTCCTGAAATCGCGGGAGAAATTCCAGGCGCTGGGCGCGCGCATTCCAAAAGGTGTCCTGCTGGTCGGACCGCCGGGCACGGGCAAGACGCTGATGGCACGCGCGGTGGCCGGTGAGGCTGATGTACCTTTCTTCTCGATAAGCGGCAGCGAATTCGTGGAGATGTTTGTGGGCGTCGGTGCCTCAAGGGTGCGTGACCTCTTTGACCAGGCGAAGCGCAACGCTCCCTGCATTATCTTCATTGATGAGATTGACGCGGTGGGCCGTCAACGCGGTTCTGGTCTGGGCGGTAGCCATGATGAGCGAGAGCAGACTCTCAACCAGATACTGGTGGAGATGGATGGTTTTGATACCAACACTAGCGTCATCGTTATGGCAGCCACCAACCGACCGGACATTCTTGACCCGGCGCTTTTAAGACCCGGTCGTTTTGACCGCAGGGTGATTCTGGACCGGCCGGATATTAACGGTCGGGTGGCCATTCTCAAAGTTCATACCAATGGCAAGCCGCTGGATAAAGAAGTGGACCTGGAGGTTCTGGCCAAGGGTACGGTGGGATTGAGCGGCGCCGACCTGGCCAATCTGGTCAATGAAGCCGCTATCCTGGCAGCGAGGCGCAATAAAAATGCCATTGGTATGTGTGAATTTGAAGAATCGGTGGACAGGGTGATTGCCGGGCCGGAAAGAAAGAGCCGCAAGATAAGCTCCAGGGAGAAAGAGATAACTGCCTATCATGAAGCCGGACATGCTCTGGTTGCCAGGATGCTGCCCAACGCCGACCCGGTGCACAAGATATCGATTGTGGCCCGGGGGATGTCGCTCGGTCATACCCGCCAGCTGCCCGTTGAGGACCGCTACCTGCTGACGAAGTCGCAGTTCAAGGATATGCTGGCCGGGCTCCTGGGAGGGCACACGGCAGAAAAACTTATCTTCAATGAAATGAGCACTGGTGCCCAGAGTGACATCGAGCAGGCTACCAAGATAGCCCGGGCGATGGTCACCAACTTCGGCATGAGTGATAAGCTGGGGCCGCGTACCTTCGGGCGCAAGGAGGAGATGGTCTTCCTCGGTCGTGAGATTTCGGAGCAGAGGGAT encodes:
- a CDS encoding tyrosine-type recombinase/integrase, producing MRRRESIKPLQNVGRAIRASRAYLEPDEIARLEESAANLRDRLLIRLLFHLGCRISEALALEVKDIAFGSSAVVIEHLKYRMKISCPKCGTRLGKSHKFCPLCGNGVEKALAQEQEHRRMRTLPIDDNTLRMLRDYIQRGGPVPREGKRLIFGINRHRAWQVVRECAKRAGLPNLINPETGKIHGVSPHRLRDAFATHAVKLDDSGDGLRLLQEHLGHQSFNTTAKYRKVSGKEHREWYRKLWKKDSS
- a CDS encoding helix-turn-helix domain-containing protein; translated protein: MEMVDDRLTLSVEECAKRLGIGRNSAYEAVARGEIPIIRVGKRLLVPKAQLDKLLAGETPLFKSPKKGTVES
- a CDS encoding site-specific integrase, whose amino-acid sequence is MRGHIEKRGKDSYSIAISMGRDNTGKYKYQWVSVKGIKKDAEKRLAEMLHQIDNGTFVKPGKTTLADYLEKWLKDYAWPNLAPRTAEGYESIVRQHLIPSLGNIPLTQLKPEHLQQYYSEKLSGGRCDSKGGLSRTTVSHHHTCLHRALKMALKWGLVSRNPAEAVTAPRPQHSDMQTMNEEEVQTFLEAAKKTLYYPLFYMALFTGMRRSELLALRWQDVDLLFCQVHISRSLHHLRDGSIIFRAPKTAKGRRMIALTPSTALMLGKYRENQEATRAMLGIPLKDDDLVFSHFDGKPLLPDTISHAWTKIVEHAGLKHFRLHDGRHTHASLLLKQNVHPKIVQERLGHATISTTLDLYSHVAPGLQEAAARRFDEALSPKYNEMADRVRHENEANEKVY
- a CDS encoding TIM barrel protein; this translates as MGGLLFGTAGVPRSAWPPSTIGGIERIAELGLGCMEIEFVQGVKMGETAARLVGEAAIRTGVRLSAHAPYYINLNSDDMEKVRASQSRILQTARIASLCRAENVVFHPAFYMGRPPEEVYSTVKNYLGEILDQLERERIQVCIRPEVTGKGSQFGTIEELVNLSAELEGVALCLDFSHWHARTGKFNSYPEFEAVLLQMRQRLGEAALENMHIHVSGISYGKKGELKHLNLGESDFQYRELLRVLKDYDVKGMVICESPNLEEDALRLQATYNSL
- the ftsH gene encoding ATP-dependent zinc metalloprotease FtsH, which encodes MKPSWKRSSLIYIAILLAAVALFVNILPSANKPEEVPLSEIIAMSQNKEIAEITVEDDLLLITTRDETELRAFKESNASIYEIEGLNLEGIVVNIKGSSGIDWGSLMLSFLPLIIFGGLLFFLFRQARGANNQAMSFGRSRARLFPANRPTVTFGDVAGVEEAKQELLEVVEFLKSREKFQALGARIPKGVLLVGPPGTGKTLMARAVAGEADVPFFSISGSEFVEMFVGVGASRVRDLFDQAKRNAPCIIFIDEIDAVGRQRGSGLGGSHDEREQTLNQILVEMDGFDTNTSVIVMAATNRPDILDPALLRPGRFDRRVILDRPDINGRVAILKVHTNGKPLDKEVDLEVLAKGTVGLSGADLANLVNEAAILAARRNKNAIGMCEFEESVDRVIAGPERKSRKISSREKEITAYHEAGHALVARMLPNADPVHKISIVARGMSLGHTRQLPVEDRYLLTKSQFKDMLAGLLGGHTAEKLIFNEMSTGAQSDIEQATKIARAMVTNFGMSDKLGPRTFGRKEEMVFLGREISEQRDYSDKIAELIDEEVYGLIEEAHGTAQEILGKHKDRLVSIAEQLMAKETLEGEELAAILGETAPKPSKEVKPEPRPVPVKPVGEAELATKPQKAPIVPRLVPKQTPAAPD